TAATCGGCTATCATATCAGTAAAATCATTGATTTGCTTTGCGATAAGATCATACTTTTGAGTGAGTTGTGGTGAAGTTATACCACCTGGGAAGATACTTTCTAAATTCCATTTTTGTGAGTAGGTCACGTTAATATACCTCGCTTTCTTTATAATTTATGATACCATTCTTAATGAAATTCTAGGGATAATAATTTATTAAACTTCAATTTTAATCATAATTTGTTTGCTCCATGACCAAAATTAGCGTACAATTTTATGGATTGATTATAAGGGAAAGTGATTTATGAAAAGAAAGTATAAGTGGTTAATTGGTTGTTTAGTTTTTATTGCTATTTTATTGTTATCAGCAGGTATGTATTTTTTTCATGTTGCTGAGGTCCGTGATGTAGCAGCAGATAAGCCTGACAAGTTACGCGCTAAAACAAATTCACTTTATCACTACGAACATGATTTTTTGTCTCGTGAAAAGCAAACATGGACACAAAGAACCTCTGATAATTTGAAACTAATTGCTTGGTACGTACCTGCTGAGAAAAAAACAAGTAAAACAGCTATTCTGGCTCACGGCTGGCACAACAATAAAACAACGATGGCCATATATGGTGAGCTATTCCATGAGCTGGGCTACAACGTACTAATTCCAGATAATCGTGCACACGGTGATTCACAGGGCGAAATGATTGGTTACGGTTGGCTAGATCGGCGAGATTATATTGGTTGGTTGAATCAAATTTTAAAAAAGAATGGTCAAAAATCAGATATTGTCATGTATGGTATGAGTATGGGTGCTGCTACTGTGTTATCAACTTCTGGTGAAAGTGATTTACCGAATCAGGTGAAAGCAATTATTGCTGATTCGTCCTACACAAGTGTTTTAGAAGAAATTAAGCATGAAGCAGGAGATATGTATGGCTTACCATGGTTTCCACTTGTTAATGTGGTCTCGGGTATTTCGAAGGTTCGGGCCGGATACTCATATGAAGAAGCTAGTCCTTTGAAACAAGTAGCCAAAAACACGCGCCCGACTTTTTTCATTCAAGGTGGGGCCGACACTTTTGTTCCAACCAAAATGGTTTACCCGCTGTACAATGCGTCTAAAGGACCAAAGCAGTTATGGATTACCAAGGGCTCAAAACATGTTCAAAGTTTTCATGACTATCCAGCCGCTTATAGAAGTAAAATAAAGGCATTTTTGGAAAAATATGATAAATAAAAGGATTAACTCATTAATGAGTTAATCCTTTTTTGGAACAAAGTTAATATCAGAAACACTACGAATCTTCTGGATTAACCCCAAAGACCTCAATATGATATCCTGTAATATTTAAACCGCTAGCTTTACGTGCTGCGTCAAACAAAGGAGCCATATCGAAATTATCTGCATCAATGATCTCACTAGTTTGCTGATTGATGATGTGATAATGTGGCTCACCATAATAATCAAAGTGACGTTTTCCATCATCATGAATGTCTATAGCAATGATTAATCCAGTTTCAATTAATTTATCAAGTGTGTTATAAACTGTTGCCAAACTAATATTATTTAGATCTCCGTGAATCATTTCTGCTGTGGGGTGGGTTTTATTTGTAGCGAGATATTCTAAAACAGCCATTCGTTGATACGTAGCTTTTAAACCGTGTTCTTGCAATATTGTACGCAATTTTTGATCAGTCATAAGAATCCTCCATATTTATTATTATTATATCATGATATGTAGAATTGTTCCAAATAACTTGATTTATGAAACTAGATGAGTTAAAATGTTTATTAGAATAGTTCTAATAAGCAGGGGGAGTTATGTCTGAAAAAACAAGTTTTATGCAACGAAATAATATTATTCGTGCGGCAGTTATGGGTGCCAATGATGGTATTTTATCAGTATCTGGTATCGTGTTAGGTGTTGCGGGTGCCACAAGTCACATAAGTACGATTTTACTAGCGGGGTTTGCTGGTATGTTAGCTGGAACTGTGTCGATGGCAATGGGGGAATATGTTTCGGTCAATTCTCAACATGATGCACAAGAAAAAGTGCGTCAAATTCAGACTCGGGCTGTTGCAAATGATTACGATGGCGAATTTGAATTTGTACAAAAAAAATATGAAGAAACAGGTATATCATCAACGTTAGCTCAACAAGCTACGCAGGAGATGATGTCAAAAGATCCCTTGGTCACATCTGTCCGCGAACGCTATGGATTTTCTTTAAACCAAGAATTAAGTGCTGGCCACGCTGCTTTGGCGTCATTAGTTAGTTTCCCCATAGGATCAATATTACCAATGGTTGCTATTTCTATAGCACCTCAGGGAACGCGAGAAATCGCCACATTTATTGCTGTTGTTGTGGCATTAGCCATTACAGGATATGCAGCAGCTCGAGTAAATGGTGCCAATAAAAAACATTCCGTAATTCGTAATGTCATTGCCGGTATCTTTACAATGATTGTGACGTTCCTAATCGGTAGTTTGTTTAGATAAAAAAGGGGACTGAAATGGAAAAAGTAAAAAAACACGAAACCATGGATGAACGATTAAATGCTATTCGAGCGGGGGTTCTCGGGTCTAATGATGGTATATTAACTGTTGTTGGGGTTTTGTTTTCAGTGGCAGCAGCAACGACAAATCAATTTGCAATTTTTATTGCTGGGCTAGCGGACTTAGTGGCATGTGCTTTATCAATGGCTTCTGGAGAATACGCCTCTGTCAGTTCACAGTCAGATAGTGAAAAGGTGGCCGTTGAAACCGAAAAAGAATTGTTAAAGACTGATATGCGAGGGCAACACCGTTGTGTACGAGACTTTTACGTGGAACGTGGTGTGTCTGAAAAAACAGCCAGTGTGATAGCTGATGAACTATTGCAGAAAAAGCCTTTAGAAACAGTATTGAGTGTTAAGTATGATATCACACTGGGACACTATATGAGTCCATGGTCAGCTGCTTGGTCATCATTGTTTTCTGCAGCTTTAGGTGGTGCCTTCCCATTGTTGACGTTGTTAATTGTGTCAGGGAAGTATCAATTCATTGCTACAATTGCAGCAACTGTAGTAGCAGTTGCACTTACTGGATTCCTTAGTGCGAAAATTTCTAATGGCTTAGTTAAGCGTGCAGTTATTCGTAATATTATTATTGGTCTTATTACGATTGCAATCCATTTTGGCATAGGGAAAATATTCTAACTAGTATAAGTTAACAATATCTATTATATTTTTAATTAATGTTGCTGAATACGGGCTATGTTTGAGATAATAGTATTATGAATAAGAAAATTATGCACAAATGGCGTGTTTTAGATGCACGATTAAAAATATCCACTTTAAGTATTTTTTTTACACGTTCACAAATTGGCTATGTTGGACCGACATTTGCTTATTATGCACTTTTAACAGTATTTCCTATATTGATGGGAGCAGCTTTAATTGTCTCTTTCACGAGTATCAGTACTGCTGATTTACTAGCAATGATGCGCAACGTGTTACCGAAAAATATTGAGAATATTGTGATTCCAATTATGGAATCCGTTTTATCGTCAAGAAGTACTTCGCTACTTTCTTTTTCCGTCCTGTTTACGATTTGGTCGATTTCACGTGTGATTGCGGTCTTTCGTCAGTCATTTAATGCCATTGCAGACGTTAAAGAACACATTAATAGTTTGTTCACACGAGCTTTTTCATTTATATGGTTGTTGTTTATCTTGACATTATTTGCTTTGTTAATGGTTGGTAGCAATGTTTTGACTATCGTCATTCAGCACTTGCCGTATTCAGAATGGACTAACTTTTTACAACATCAAACGCGCTGGTTTATATGGTTGGGTATTTGGCTAGCTTTGGTCATGATGAATTTTTTTCTGCCGGCAAAAGACGCCCGAGCACCATTTCGTTTTGTTTTAGTTGGCAGCTTTCTTGAATTAGTGATGTTGAATCTCCTGAATAGAGGATTCACGTTTTATGCTCAATTTGCTTTGGGGAAATATGATTTTTATCAATCCGTAAGTTCCATGATTGCAATGCTGATTTGGTTAAACTTAATTGCTACAATTTTGGTATTAGGTTATGTAATCATTAAATGGTTGTCAGTCATTAATTGGAGGAAAGAAGATGTTTCGAAACAGTGATTTTGATATTTTTGAAGATAAAACGTTAAATGGTCGAATGGAGAAAATAAAAACGATTATTGATCCAAAGTTTGAAGAGTTTGCGTCGATTGCGTTGCCTATATTGAATACAGATGGGCAAAAATGGTATGCACACGTAGCTAAGCATTTACGTAGAACAACTTATGCGCCGGATAATACGTGGGTAGCATTTGCGCCAAATAAGCGCGGTTATAAAATGTTACCACATTTTGAATTAGGTATTTGGGAAGATAATGTTTATTTTTATCTTGCTGTTGAAGAAAATATGAAACCTGCTCAAACCGACGTAATCACTCAAAAATTACGTGAGGTGAGCCCACTAGTGAGCGAATTGCCAGATTCATACCGATTAAGTCAAGATCACATGGTAAACAAAACATACTCACTATTACAATACGACGATTCAGTAGAACGTTATAGATCGGTTAAGCATAGTGAGGTATTGATTGGAGTAGAAATAAAACGTGGCGATCAACTTTTGGATAGCGATGGCATTGAAACTGCCTTGGTTCTAGCACTGAAAAATTTGTTACCCATCTACGAAAAGATTAAATAAAAATAATGGCTAGACTTGAATACTAAGTCTAGCCATTATTTTTTTAAGAGTTCATTGCTTCTATCTGGTTAATTTGTTGTAATTCTAACGTTTGGGCTTCATTTATTTCATTGTATAGTACAGCTGCCAGTGTATTGGGAATAATGCCTGTCGAGCTGGCTTGTTGAATATAATTATATTCAAATTGAAAGGCTTGAATATATAAATCACTACTGATAGTTGGTGTCTCCTTATTATATTCACGTTTTATTAAATTAAAATAACGATCAAATCTTTGACGAACATAACTAATGTATTGGTGGTCATCAGTGTCATTTTCTAAACTATTACGTAAGAGATTATCCAAGTACTGATTAACTTCATCAATGACGTCGTTATTTAATAGCAGCAATCCTTCGTGAATATTTTGCCATTGTTGTACGCTATCTTGATGCTCTTGGGCCCATTTTTTACGACCTTTTAACCGTTGCTTTTTTGTAACTTGGCCATTTTGGATGTGCCACTTTATATGACGATATCTTGCCTTTACATAGTGAAAAACTCTTTGTAGGGGGCTGTGTTGGAAAAAAGTACTGATTTTGAGACGATTAAGAATTTTTTCATATGTGTCAATTACTTCAGCACTGTATTTTTGTTCAACACTGTCACTATGGAGATAATGAATAATAAAATCTTTCGTGTTGTTTAGCAAACTATTATATTTTTGAGAATTATGATTTTTTGTGGAATGGTTGTCTTTTAACCAGCCTTTTTGCGACTGCAATTGTATCATAATTGCCTCTCGAACTGCTGGGTCTGCAATAGTCTCTGAAATCTTTAATGATGCATAGTCAACCATTTTGTTACGGGTGTTTTCGAGGTCAGCTTTGGTATAGGTGACCGCTTTCTTTGGTAGAGCGATAGGTAAAATAATTGCACTCATTAACATACTAATTAAGATAATCAAAGTAGCCACTACAATAAGTTCAGCACGATAAGGGAAAGCATGATTGGCAATAGTTAACGGTAAAGAAAATGCCATGGCCAGCGTCATAGTTCCGTGGACGCCACTGATGGCGAATATATGGGACAAAAAACGATGTTGTTTGGGGTTGCTGTGGTTGTCAAAGAAGGTGTTAGCCGATTGGTTGTCTTCGCGAAAGGCCCAAATATATCGCACAGCGTACATAGCAATATAAATTAAGATGCTTAAACCTAATAGTTGCATGATTCCAACTAAGCCCATATGAATAATTTCTTGCCAAACAATCGGTAAAGAAATACCTAAAATAATGAAAACAATACTATTTAAGACATTCGATATTGATTCCCAAATAGTGTTGGAAGTCAGTTGTACTCGTGTCGATGTTAAGCGAAGCTTATTGGATTCCCAATTGTGCACAATACCGGTAGCAACCACGGCTAAAATACCGGAAGTGCCAAATGATTCTGCTAAAAAGTAAACAATAAACGGAGTTAAGAGACTAATCGGGATGATCGTTGTTTCTGGGCTAACGGTTCTGAAAGTAATATTGGTTCGGACAGTGACGAGCAGAAAACCAGCAATCACTCCAATTAGCGCACCACCAACTGCAACAAACAAGAAGTGACCAATTCCTGCGATGAGAGAAAATTTCCCTTGTTCAAGCACGGATAGGGCTAAGTCTAATAAAACTAGTCCAGTTGCATCGTTGAATAGTGATTCCAGTTCAAGAGCCTCGCCCACACCATTGGGCATATCAACTGACGAGGTCATTGATTTGACGGCAACAGCATCGGTAGGCACAACAATTGCAGCTAGAGCAATTGCTAATGGCAATGTCCACTGTACTTCCACGCGATTAGCTAT
The Leuconostoc suionicum genome window above contains:
- a CDS encoding alpha/beta hydrolase, which translates into the protein MKRKYKWLIGCLVFIAILLLSAGMYFFHVAEVRDVAADKPDKLRAKTNSLYHYEHDFLSREKQTWTQRTSDNLKLIAWYVPAEKKTSKTAILAHGWHNNKTTMAIYGELFHELGYNVLIPDNRAHGDSQGEMIGYGWLDRRDYIGWLNQILKKNGQKSDIVMYGMSMGAATVLSTSGESDLPNQVKAIIADSSYTSVLEEIKHEAGDMYGLPWFPLVNVVSGISKVRAGYSYEEASPLKQVAKNTRPTFFIQGGADTFVPTKMVYPLYNASKGPKQLWITKGSKHVQSFHDYPAAYRSKIKAFLEKYDK
- a CDS encoding Fur family transcriptional regulator, encoding MTDQKLRTILQEHGLKATYQRMAVLEYLATNKTHPTAEMIHGDLNNISLATVYNTLDKLIETGLIIAIDIHDDGKRHFDYYGEPHYHIINQQTSEIIDADNFDMAPLFDAARKASGLNITGYHIEVFGVNPEDS
- a CDS encoding VIT1/CCC1 transporter family protein, which translates into the protein MSEKTSFMQRNNIIRAAVMGANDGILSVSGIVLGVAGATSHISTILLAGFAGMLAGTVSMAMGEYVSVNSQHDAQEKVRQIQTRAVANDYDGEFEFVQKKYEETGISSTLAQQATQEMMSKDPLVTSVRERYGFSLNQELSAGHAALASLVSFPIGSILPMVAISIAPQGTREIATFIAVVVALAITGYAAARVNGANKKHSVIRNVIAGIFTMIVTFLIGSLFR
- a CDS encoding VIT1/CCC1 transporter family protein, which produces MEKVKKHETMDERLNAIRAGVLGSNDGILTVVGVLFSVAAATTNQFAIFIAGLADLVACALSMASGEYASVSSQSDSEKVAVETEKELLKTDMRGQHRCVRDFYVERGVSEKTASVIADELLQKKPLETVLSVKYDITLGHYMSPWSAAWSSLFSAALGGAFPLLTLLIVSGKYQFIATIAATVVAVALTGFLSAKISNGLVKRAVIRNIIIGLITIAIHFGIGKIF
- a CDS encoding YihY/virulence factor BrkB family protein, with protein sequence MNKKIMHKWRVLDARLKISTLSIFFTRSQIGYVGPTFAYYALLTVFPILMGAALIVSFTSISTADLLAMMRNVLPKNIENIVIPIMESVLSSRSTSLLSFSVLFTIWSISRVIAVFRQSFNAIADVKEHINSLFTRAFSFIWLLFILTLFALLMVGSNVLTIVIQHLPYSEWTNFLQHQTRWFIWLGIWLALVMMNFFLPAKDARAPFRFVLVGSFLELVMLNLLNRGFTFYAQFALGKYDFYQSVSSMIAMLIWLNLIATILVLGYVIIKWLSVINWRKEDVSKQ
- a CDS encoding DUF1054 family protein, whose translation is MFRNSDFDIFEDKTLNGRMEKIKTIIDPKFEEFASIALPILNTDGQKWYAHVAKHLRRTTYAPDNTWVAFAPNKRGYKMLPHFELGIWEDNVYFYLAVEENMKPAQTDVITQKLREVSPLVSELPDSYRLSQDHMVNKTYSLLQYDDSVERYRSVKHSEVLIGVEIKRGDQLLDSDGIETALVLALKNLLPIYEKIK
- a CDS encoding cation:proton antiporter — its product is MTALYTLALLLIGVIGTNLIKQFFPKIPEPFILIIVGICLSFTPIFQNFELEPEFFMLMIIAPLMFLDGQKQSFSKIKKRFSIIFLLSVVLAVATAIVVGLIANRVEVQWTLPLAIALAAIVVPTDAVAVKSMTSSVDMPNGVGEALELESLFNDATGLVLLDLALSVLEQGKFSLIAGIGHFLFVAVGGALIGVIAGFLLVTVRTNITFRTVSPETTIIPISLLTPFIVYFLAESFGTSGILAVVATGIVHNWESNKLRLTSTRVQLTSNTIWESISNVLNSIVFIILGISLPIVWQEIIHMGLVGIMQLLGLSILIYIAMYAVRYIWAFREDNQSANTFFDNHSNPKQHRFLSHIFAISGVHGTMTLAMAFSLPLTIANHAFPYRAELIVVATLIILISMLMSAIILPIALPKKAVTYTKADLENTRNKMVDYASLKISETIADPAVREAIMIQLQSQKGWLKDNHSTKNHNSQKYNSLLNNTKDFIIHYLHSDSVEQKYSAEVIDTYEKILNRLKISTFFQHSPLQRVFHYVKARYRHIKWHIQNGQVTKKQRLKGRKKWAQEHQDSVQQWQNIHEGLLLLNNDVIDEVNQYLDNLLRNSLENDTDDHQYISYVRQRFDRYFNLIKREYNKETPTISSDLYIQAFQFEYNYIQQASSTGIIPNTLAAVLYNEINEAQTLELQQINQIEAMNS